The genomic region GAGCCGCAGGGCAGGCCGGGCGCGGCTTCCCGCCCGTGCCGAGCCAGGCGCGACGACGGCGGTTACAGCTCCCGCCGCCCCTCCAGGGCGCGCGCCAGGGTCACCTCGTCGGCGTACTCCAGGTCGGCCCCCACCGGCAGGCCGTGGGCGATGCGCGTCACCCGCACGCCGAGCGGCTTGAGCAGCCTGGCCAGGTAGATCGCCGTCGCCTCGCCCTCCACCTGCGGGTTGGTGGCCACGATGACCTCGTCCACCTCGCCGGTGCGCACGCGTTCCAGCAGCTCTGCGATCCGCAGGTCGTCGGGCCCCACCCCGTCCAGCGGGGAGATGGCGCCGTGCAGGACGTGGTAGCGGCCCTTGAACTCGCGCGTGCGCTCCAGCGCCACGACGTCCCGCGGGTCCTCCACGACGCAGATCACCGAGGCGGTGCGCTGGGGATTCCGGCAGATGGCGCAGGGGTCCTCGTCGGTGAGGTTCCAGCAGACGCTGCAGTAGCGGGTGCGCGCCCGCGCCTCCAGGATGGCCTGGGCCAGGGCCTCCGCCTGCTCGGGCGGGAGGCGCAGGATGTGGTAGGCGAGGCGCTGCGCCGTCTTGGGGCCGATGGTGGGGAGGGTGCCGAGCGCGTCGACCAGACGGGCCAGGGGTGGGGCGTGCATGCGCGGGCCGCCTCAGATGGCGAGACCGGGGAAGCGGACTCCTCCCGTCAGCGCGCGCATCCGCTCCTCGCCCAGCGCCCGCGCCTTGCGCTGAACCTCGTTCACCGCCGCCCGCACCAGGTCCTGGAGGAGCGCCACGTCGCCGGGGTCCACGGCCGCAGGGTCGATGGTGAGGTCCACGAGCTCCCCGTGCCCGTTGGCCACCGCCCGCACCGCGCCGCCCCCTACGGTGACCTCCACCCGTTCGGCCGCCAGCTCCTCCTGCATGCGGGCCATCTCGGCCTGGAGCTTCTGCACCTGCTTCATCATCTTCCCGACGTTGAACATGGCCCCCGCTCACCCCGTCTCGTCGACCCGCTTCACCTCGACGACCTCGCCGCCGAACAGCTCGACCGCATGGCTCACCAGCGGGTCGCCGGTCGCCGCGGGCTCAGGGGCGGCGACGGCGGCGGCCAGCTCGGCCTCCTCCTGCACCCGGCAGCGCAGGCGCAGGGGGCGGCCGAAGACCTGCAGGAGCGCCCGTTCGACGATCTCCCGGTTGTCGGGGCGGTGGAGGCTGTCCACGTGGAAGTTGTACCCGGGGCGCAGGCCGACCACAAGGGTGTTCCCCTCCACCGCCACCGGCACGCCGTCGATGAGGAGAGCGTGGCACAGCATCCTGGCCCGCTTGACCTCCTCCAGGACCCGCGCCCACCGCGCGCGCACTTCGTCGAGCGTGGGGAGGCGGCCGTCCGATGCTGTCGAGG from Armatimonadota bacterium harbors:
- a CDS encoding YbaB/EbfC family nucleoid-associated protein, whose protein sequence is MFNVGKMMKQVQKLQAEMARMQEELAAERVEVTVGGGAVRAVANGHGELVDLTIDPAAVDPGDVALLQDLVRAAVNEVQRKARALGEERMRALTGGVRFPGLAI
- the recR gene encoding recombination mediator RecR — its product is MHAPPLARLVDALGTLPTIGPKTAQRLAYHILRLPPEQAEALAQAILEARARTRYCSVCWNLTDEDPCAICRNPQRTASVICVVEDPRDVVALERTREFKGRYHVLHGAISPLDGVGPDDLRIAELLERVRTGEVDEVIVATNPQVEGEATAIYLARLLKPLGVRVTRIAHGLPVGADLEYADEVTLARALEGRREL